One Palaemon carinicauda isolate YSFRI2023 chromosome 4, ASM3689809v2, whole genome shotgun sequence DNA segment encodes these proteins:
- the LOC137639084 gene encoding homeobox protein slou-like, translating into MDSRSVSPDSVLPRVQQQHLPPPPPPPSQDQTQVQMVPSTTSPMDLSYPLVSRHIVDNSSRQSSSCSTTASTMNSKCSSPSSVRCHGDGNNNNNNNSNNSISSPGSTSSEAHQSIRPPSRNATLSPADSRGLNTLQTSPSGHPPQSLPLSRDAVPQQQHLPPTSETQQGLRHTPFSVIDILDPHKFTGRVQVTTPGEVTSSIDDSHLHADTSTLCDSDSELSVGGAGGSDDGCDDAMGDADDDLVDKDGVASKKRKCEAGGGKPRRARTAFTYEQLVALENKFKHTRYLSVCERLNLALALNLTETQVKIWFQNRRTKWKKQNPGCDVNTPTQPPSPPGLLAYHGGLLHHPGPPLLCPAPLAYLGGQGGNSSPFPAQGALTALYLHHLKN; encoded by the exons ATGGATTCGAGATCAGTGTCCCCTGATTCGGTCTTGCCCCGAGTTCAGCAGCAGcatcttcctccacctcctccaccGCCGTCTCAAGACCAGACTCAAGTCCAGATGGTTCCCAGCACGACTTCCCCGATGGACCTCAGCTACCCGTTGGTCAGCAGACACATCGTCGACAACTCCAGCAGACAAAGCAGCAGCTGCAGCACCACAGCCTCCACGATGAACAGCAAATGCAGCAGTCCTTCCTCTGTGCGGTGCCACGGcgatggcaacaacaacaacaacaacaacagcaacaacagcatcaGTTCTCCGGGAAGCACATCGTCAGAAGCACACCAAAGCATCAGACCTCCCTCTCGAAACGCCACTCTGTCGCCCGCAGACAGCAGGGGCCTGAACACCCTTCAGACGTCCCCTTCGGGTCATCCTCCACAGTCTCTCCCTTTGTCGCGGGACGCAGTGCCCCAGCAGCAGCACCTGCCTCCGACGTCGGAGACGCAACAGGGGCTGCGGCACACGCCCTTCTCCGTCATAGACATCCTTGACCCACACAAATTCACGGGGCGCGTCCAAGTCACGACGCCGGGGGAGGTCACGTCCTCCATAGACGACTCTCATCTTCACGCCGATACTTCGACTCTTTGTG ACTCCGACTCCGAACTCAGCGTCGGTGGCGCCGGGGGCAGCGACGACGGCTGCGACGACGCCATGGGCGACGCCGACGACGACCTGGTCGACAAGGACGGCGTCGCCTCCAAGAAGCGGAAGTGCGAGGCGGGAGGAGGCAAGCCCCGAAGGGCGCGGACGGCCTTCACCTACGAGCAGCTGGTGGCCCTGGAGAACAAGTTCAAACACACGCGCTACCTGAGCGTCTGCGAGCGCCTCAACTTAGCCCTGGCGCTCAACCTGACGGAGACGCAGGTGAAGATCTGGTTCCAGAACCGCCGCACGAAGTGGAAGAAGCAGAATCCGGGCTGTGACGTCAACACGCCCACCCAGCCGCCCAGCCCACCGGGTTTGCTGGCTTACCACGGGGGTTTGCTGCATCATCCAGGTCCCCCTCTCCTCTGCCCAGCCCCCTTGGCTTACCTCGGGGGCCAAGGGGGGAATTCTTCGCCTTTCCCCGCCCAGGGGGCGCTTACAGCTCTGTATTTGCACCACCTGAAGAACTGA